From the genome of Arvicola amphibius chromosome 9, mArvAmp1.2, whole genome shotgun sequence, one region includes:
- the LOC119823105 gene encoding class II histocompatibility antigen, M beta 1 chain: protein MAILLPLLLGLSLGCVGVGGFVAHVESTCLLDEDGNPQDFTYCISFNKDLLACWDPEQGKIAPCEFGMLYNLAESISSYLNRDEQLLQRLGKGLQGCAAHTKPFWDALTHRTRPPSVQVAQAAPVNTREPVMLACYVWGFYPADVSIVWMKNGHLVMPHGNREKTTQTNGDWTYQTVSYLALTPSYGDIYTCVVQHEGTSEPVRQDWTVGLSPVQMVKVSVSATTLGLGFIIFCLGFYNWRKSRFSSYIPLPGSTYPEGRH, encoded by the exons GTGGCTTTGTGGCCCATGTGGAGAGCACATGTCTGCTGGATGAGGATGGGAACCCACAAGACTTCACGTACTGTATTTCCTTCAACAAAGATCTGCTGGCCTGCTGGGATCCAGAGCAAGGAAAAATAGCCCCCTGTGAATTTGGGATGCTGTATAACTTGGCTGAATCCATCTCGAGTTACCTCAACAGAGACGAACAGCTGCTCCAGCGCTTGGGCAAAGGGCTTCAGGGTTGTGCTGCGCACACCAAGCCCTTCTGGGATGCACTGACGCACAGAACAA GACCGCCGTCTGTTCAAGTAGCCCAGGCGGCTCCGGTTAACACGAGGGAGCCCGTGATGCTGGCCTGCTATGTGTGGGGCTTCTATCCAGCAGACGTGAGCATCGTGTGGATGAAGAACGGGCACCTTGTCATGCCCCACGGCAACAGAGAGAAGACTACCCAGACCAATGGGGACTGGACATACCAGACTGTCTCCTACCTAGCCTTAACCCCCTCCTACGGGGACATCTACACCTGTGTGGTGCAGCACGAAGGGACCTCCGAGCCAGTCCGTCAGGACTGGA CGGTCGGGCTGTCCCCTGTCCAGATGGTGAAGGTTTCTGTGTCTGCAACCACCCTGGGCCTGGGCTTCATCATCTTCTGTCTTGGTTTCTACAATTGGCGGAAGTCCCGCTTCTCCA GCTATATTCCTCTCCCTGGATCCACTTACCCAGAAG GACGGCACTAG